In Parasegetibacter sp. NRK P23, a single genomic region encodes these proteins:
- a CDS encoding T9SS type A sorting domain-containing protein yields the protein MPTGTLTYTDASLSAGAVRYYQVRATVSSGVTPFSNTAAASTVAYVINLNMNDGTANAPAQPGNWNNTNALIADGFVLPNMINDQGQATGINFGVTTAFSGFNYFGTTTGDNSGIYPDNVMKSFYYVNFADTARLRITGLTLAHEYNFAFFGSRVNPQVGVITAYKIGNQVVTLNAGNNTQNVAKISGVKPDADGSVSITIYGTVQGGFGYLNAMTIEGAPTILTETQPDVAISTGTITQSAITSAITLKTAQDEEQVRIVKATAFPNPFVDDITVEMKLTSDVSRFTVQVIDMNGKVVYSKDVANAQKGTWLQKLGLNGRLPKGMYFIRVNGLPGQGVQILKVVKR from the coding sequence GTGCCCACCGGCACCCTTACCTACACTGATGCCAGCCTGTCTGCAGGTGCGGTAAGGTACTACCAGGTAAGGGCAACCGTAAGCTCTGGCGTAACACCGTTCAGCAATACCGCGGCGGCAAGCACGGTGGCTTATGTGATTAACCTGAACATGAACGATGGTACGGCTAACGCTCCGGCACAGCCAGGCAACTGGAACAATACGAACGCGCTGATAGCCGATGGCTTTGTACTGCCCAATATGATCAACGATCAGGGGCAGGCTACAGGCATCAACTTCGGGGTAACCACCGCCTTCAGCGGATTTAACTACTTCGGTACAACAACCGGTGATAACAGTGGTATCTACCCGGATAATGTGATGAAGAGCTTCTATTATGTGAACTTCGCGGATACCGCACGTCTGCGCATTACAGGACTTACCCTCGCACACGAATACAACTTCGCGTTCTTCGGCAGCAGGGTGAACCCGCAGGTAGGTGTGATCACCGCATACAAAATAGGCAATCAGGTTGTAACGCTTAACGCAGGCAACAACACGCAGAATGTTGCCAAAATAAGTGGTGTGAAACCTGATGCTGACGGCTCTGTGTCCATCACGATCTACGGTACTGTTCAGGGTGGATTCGGATACCTGAACGCGATGACAATCGAGGGCGCGCCAACGATTTTGACGGAAACACAACCTGATGTGGCCATTTCTACCGGAACGATTACTCAATCTGCAATCACTTCAGCCATTACGCTGAAAACCGCGCAGGATGAAGAGCAGGTTAGAATCGTGAAAGCTACCGCGTTCCCCAACCCATTCGTAGACGACATCACCGTGGAAATGAAACTTACCAGCGACGTAAGCAGGTTTACGGTACAGGTAATTGACATGAACGGAAAAGTAGTGTACAGCAAGGACGTGGCGAATGCACAGAAAGGTACCTGGTTACAGAAACTCGGATTGAATGGCAGACTTCCGAAAGGAATGTACTTCATCAGAGTAAACGGCTTACCTGGCCAGGGTGTACAGATCTTAAAAGTCGTGAAACGATAG